In Macaca nemestrina isolate mMacNem1 chromosome 11, mMacNem.hap1, whole genome shotgun sequence, a single window of DNA contains:
- the LOC139357013 gene encoding small cysteine and glycine repeat-containing protein 8, which yields MGCCGCGNCGGCGGCGGGCGGGCSGGCVGCGGGCGSCTTCRCYRVGCCSSCCPCCRGCCGGCCSTPVICCCRRTCSSCGCGCGKGCCQQKGCCQQKCCCQKQCCC from the coding sequence ATGGGTTGCTGTGGTTGTGGAAATTGTGGTGGCTGTGGTGGCTGTGGTGGTGGCTGCGGTGGTGGCTGCAGTGGTGGCTGTGTTGGCTGTGGTGGTGGCTGTGGCAGCTGCACCACCTGCAGGTGCTACCGGGTGGGCTGCTGCTCCAGCTGCTGCCCCTGCTGCCGCGGCTGCTGTGGGGGCTGCTGTAGCACGCCGGTGATCTGCTGCTGCCGCCGCACCTGCAGCTCGTGTGGCTGCGGCTGTGGGAAAGGCTGTTGCCAGCAGAAGGGCTGTTGCCAGCAGAAATGCTGCTGCCAGAAGCAATGCTGCTGCTAG
- the LOC139357231 gene encoding small cysteine and glycine repeat-containing protein 7: MGCCGCGSCGGCGGGCGGGCSGGCGGGCGGCGGGCGSCTTCRCYRVGCCSSCCPCCRGCCGGCCSTPVICCCRRTCSSCGCGCGKGCCQQKGCCQKQCCC, translated from the coding sequence ATGGGTTGCTGTGGTTGTGGAAGTTGTGGTGGCTGCGGTGGTGGCtgtggtggtggctgcagtggTGGCTGCGGTGGTGGCTGTGGTGGCTGTGGTGGTGGCTGTGGCAGCTGCACCACCTGCAGGTGCTACCGGGTGGGCTGCTGCTCCAGCTGCTGCCCCTGCTGCCGCGGCTGCTGTGGGGGCTGCTGTAGCACGCCCGTGATCTGTTGCTGCCGCCGCACCTGCAGCTcatgtggctgtggctgtgggaaGGGCTGTTGCCAGCAGAAGGGCTGCTGCCAGAAGCAATGCTGCTGCTAG